In Buchnera aphidicola (Kaburagia rhusicola ensigallis), the following are encoded in one genomic region:
- the iscU gene encoding Fe-S cluster assembly scaffold IscU: MAYSKKVLDHYENPRNVGSFSNSDPNIGSGLVGAPACGDVMKLQIKVDENEIIKDACFKTYGCGSAIASSSLITEWIIGKSLSEASRIKNTNIAKELDLPPVKIHCSILAEDAIKAAIADYRDKKTNK; this comes from the coding sequence ATGGCGTATAGTAAAAAAGTACTAGATCACTATGAAAATCCACGAAACGTAGGTTCATTTTCAAATTCAGATCCTAATATAGGAAGTGGTTTAGTAGGAGCTCCAGCATGTGGAGACGTTATGAAATTACAAATAAAAGTAGATGAAAACGAAATTATCAAAGATGCTTGTTTTAAAACTTATGGATGCGGATCTGCAATAGCTTCTAGTTCTTTAATAACAGAATGGATTATAGGAAAATCATTATCAGAAGCTTCGCGTATAAAAAACACTAATATTGCAAAAGAACTAGATTTACCTCCAGTGAAAATACATTGTTCTATTTTAGCTGAAGATGCAATTAAAGCAGCTATTGCTGATTACCGAGACAAGAAAACAAATAAATAA